A genomic segment from Sciurus carolinensis chromosome 1, mSciCar1.2, whole genome shotgun sequence encodes:
- the Tsacc gene encoding TSSK6-activating co-chaperone protein codes for MVETGEHKRLRNRVAAPGRVRRDHQRKRQGSGSWPYAIAHAYQLQGRVLGVRLSINTAAKEEGNAMPLCRAKPSPSYINLQASSPPATFLNIQTTKLPSEVHHKPKECLGLLECMYANLQLQTQLAQQQMAILENLQASMSQLVPGRESKNSSLPVLSRNLLLNHLPQFRK; via the exons ATGGTGGAAACCGGAGAGCATAAGCGCTTGCGCAACAGGGTGGCCGCTCCCGGCCGCGTGCGGCGCGATCATCAGCGCAAGCGCCAAGGCTCGGGCAGTTGGCCGTACGCTATTGCGCATGCGTATCAACTACAGGGGCGGGTGCTGGGTGTGAGGCTTTCGATTAATACCGCAG CAAAAGAGGAAGGTAATGCTATGCCTCTTTGTCGAGCAAAACCGTCCCCCAGTTATATTAATCTTCAAGCAAGTTCCCCACCAGCCACTTTCTTGAACATCCAGACGACAAAGCTGCCCTCAG AAGTTCATCACAAGCCCAAGGAATGTCTAGGACTTCTGGAATGTATGTACGCCAACCTCCAACTTCAGACCCAGCTTGCCCAGCAACAGATGGCTATTTTGGAAAACTTACAAGCATCGATGTCACAACTGGTTCCTGGGAGGGAAAGCAAGAACTCTTCTCTCCCAGTTTTATCTCGTAATCTGTTGTTAAATCACCTGCCCCAATTCCGTAAATGA